From one Solanum stenotomum isolate F172 chromosome 12, ASM1918654v1, whole genome shotgun sequence genomic stretch:
- the LOC125848284 gene encoding uncharacterized protein LOC125848284, with amino-acid sequence MRKHNTSLRNSGTYTSPSTPEYGDDHFEGFQKGWSSERVPLPTNSSRRHITATALMPFNSGRALPSKWDDAERWITSPVSGYATPKASSNVQLQKQPKSKSGPLENPGLMFMPNYSPSVLVHEGGNRSTFVANSPFTTGVLVPDGLSIHYGVGSGSTSSALYAENNMVRASTAPGLSDFFAESSLPSSQDDKADGGKEPDSISPVVSCRDMATQMSPDNSTHSSPKGRSPSIRSIEEPNDKHSAKVEIRDVQVDRGPPISGELQRKGVRKTRKDLQNASDSNVPWDVADAERSMPKLQREEARINAWENLQKAKAEAAIQKLEVKLSKKRSASMDKILNKLKLSQLKAQKLRGSLSEGHPTTSKTLFPFQKYFKITSFSSCFYCGVE; translated from the exons ATGAGGAAACACAATACTTCATTGAGGAATTCAGGTACATATACTAGCCCGTCGACACCAGAATATGGAGATGATCATTTTGAAGGATTTCAGAAAGGATGGAGTTCCGAGCGAGTTCCCTTGCCAACTAATAGTAGTAGGAGACACATTACTGCTACTGCATTGATGCCGTTTAATAGTGGAAGGGCATTGCCTTCTAAATGGGACGATGCGGAAAGGTGGATTACAAGTCCAGTATCAGGTTATGCCACTCCCAAGGCTTCTTCAAATGTGCAATTGCAAAAACAGCCTAAGTCAAAAAGTGGACCACTTGAGAATCCTGGTCTTATGTTCATGCCAAACTATTCACCCTCTGTACTAGTCCATGAAGGTGGAAATAGAAGTACTTTTGTAGCAAATTCGCCGTTTACAACAGGTGTACTGGTGCCTGATGGATTATCCATTCATTATGGTGTTGGTTCCGGCTCAACCTCTAGTGCTTTGTATGCTGAGAATAACATGGTTCGAGCAAGCACTGCTCCTGGTCTGTCAGATTTTTTCGCTGAATCTTCATTACCAAGCTCCCAAG ATGATAAGGCTGATGGCGGCAAAGAACCAGATTCTATTTCCCCTGTAGTTTCATGTAGAGATATGGCAACTCAGATGAGCCCCGACAACAGTACACATTCCTCTCCCAAAGGAAGGTCCCCTTCAATCCGTTCTATAGAGGAGCCGAATGATAAGCATTCAGCTAAAGTTGAGATTAGAGATGTACAGGTAGACAGAGGACCTCCCATATCCGGAGAATTACAGAGAAAAGGGGTAAGGAAAACAAGGAAAGACTTACAAAATGCAAGTGACTCAAATGTACCCTGGGATGTTGCAGATGCAGAAAGGAGCATGCCAAA GCTGCAAAGAGAGGAAGCCAGGATTAATGCTTGGGAGAACTTGCAGAAGGCTAAAGCTGAAGCAGCAATCCAGAAGCTCGAG GTGAAACTATCAAAGAAGAGGTCAGCATCTATGGATAAGATTCTGAACAAGCTTAAACTTTCTCAGTTGAAGGCTCAAAAGCTGAGAGGTTCACTCTCAGAAGGTCATCCAACAACTTCAAAAACACTCTTCCCTTTTCAGAAGTACTTCAAGATCACTTCATTCAGCAGTTGCTTTTACTGTGGTGTCGAATAG
- the LOC125847208 gene encoding uncharacterized protein LOC125847208, which translates to MGMDPTFLGCDHKSTHSLTHSRCHGLDIMYNQNSADHKGFGTPMSPRISFSNDFVDSSQIMRNYRDAPVSSDFEFNVTNYSMITADQLFSKGRLLPFKETSSQKTTLRDELLHEDKDDDVFSSRPPKSSTRWKGLLGLKKSHKKVDNNNQGSLGKRSNVAHQDMVHRTNNSQEPNDGAGGGSSSRDVEFRFN; encoded by the exons ATGGGGATGGACCCcacattcttggggtgtgatcat AAGAGCACTCACTCACTCACTCACTCTCGATGTCATGGTTTAGACATTATGTACAACCAAAACTCAGCCGACCACAAAGGTTTTGGGACTCCTATGAGTCCTCGAATCTCCTTCTCTAATGATTTTGTGGATTCATCTCAAATAATGAGGAACTATAGGGATGCCCCTGTTTCCTCTGACTTTGAATTCAATGTCACTAATTATTCCATGATCACTGCTGACCAACTTTTTTCCAAAGGTAGATTGTTGCCCTTCAAAGAAACTTCATCTCAAAAAACTACTCTAAGAGATGAACTTCTTCATGAAGATAAAGATGATGATGTTTTTTCCTCTAGGCCCCCTAAAAGTTCTACTAGGTGGAAAGGACTTTTAGGCCTTAAGAAATCTCACAAAAAAGTTGATAACAACAATCAAGGCTCCTTAGGAAAGAGGTCAAACGTAGCTCATCAAGATATGGTTCATCGAACCAACAATTCACAG GAACCAAATGATGGGGCTGGTGGAGGATCCAGTAGTAGAGATGTGGAGTTTCGTTTTAATTAA
- the LOC125848285 gene encoding mitogen-activated protein kinase kinase kinase 20-like — protein MDWVRGEAVGHGSFGKVNLAIPRKQSTQFLPLMVMKSSGVSHSVSLVNEKKILDELNGCSEIIRCFGESYSFENGESLYNLLLEYATGGSLAEKLKKSENYKLSEFEVSGYTKGILKGLQYVHEVGYAHCDIKLQNILLGEDGKVKIADFGLAKRVGIKKDDELRCELRGSPLYMSPEMVTGGEQGTPADIWALGCVVAEMVAGVPAYRFSNVTELLMAIGVKNQLPQIPEELSEEGKDFLSKCFVQDPRKRWTAEMLLKHPFVADHDTVTLLNEEIKNGVPSISPKCPFDFPDWVSDECAQSSVTCSITFLPSPENLNSSCGCWSTSPAERLMGLVSEFSTESEWCSDDDWVTVR, from the coding sequence ATGGATTGGGTTCGTGGTGAAGCTGTTGGCCATGGAAGCTTTGGAAAAGTTAATCTTGCAATACCCAGAAAACAGAGTACCCAATTTCTTCCATTAATGGTAATGAAATCATCTGGGGTTTCTCACTCTGTTTCGCTCGTGAACGAGAAAAAAATCTTGGATGAACTCAATGGGTGTTCAGAAATCATACGATGTTTTGGTGAGAGTTATTCGTTTGAAAATGGTGaaagtttgtataatttgttgcTGGAGTATGCTACTGGAGGTTCGTTAGCGGAAAAGCTCAAGAAATCGGAGAATTATAAGTTGTCGGAATTTGAAGTTAGTGGATACACAAAAGGTATACTCAAAGGGCTTCAGTATGTACATGAAGTTGGGTATGCTCATTGTGATATTAAGCTTCAAAATATTCTTCTTGGTGAAGATGGTAAAGTGAAAATTGCTGATTTTGGATTGGCAAAGAGAGTTGGAATCAAGAAAGATGATGAATTGCGATGTGAATTGAGGGGTAGCCCATTGTACATGTCGCCGGAGATGGTCACCGGCGGCGAACAGGGTACTCCGGCGGATATATGGGCACTTGGGTGTGTGGTAGCTGAAATGGTTGCCGGAGTTCCAGCTTATAGATTCTCCAATGTTACAGAATTGTTAATGGCAATTGGGGTTAAAAATCAGTTGCCTCAAATCCCTGAAGAACTATCAGAAGAAGGAAAGGATTTCTTAAGCAAATGCTTTGTTCAAGATCCAAGAAAGAGATGGACGGCTGAGATGCTTCTAAAACATCCTTTTGTGGCTGATCATGATACCGTTACATTATTaaatgaagaaatcaagaatGGGGTTCCATCAATATCTCCTAAATGTCCATTTGATTTCCCAGATTGGGTATCTGATGAATGTGCTCAATCATCAGTAACATGTTCAATTACTTTTCTACCCTCGCCGGAAAATCTGAATTCGAGCTGTGGGTGTTGGTCTACTTCGCCGGCGGAGAGGCTCATGGGGCTAGTGAGTGAATTTAGTACAGAATCTGAATGGTGTTCTGATGATGACTGGGTTACTGTTAGGTGA
- the LOC125848303 gene encoding calmodulin-like protein 30, whose translation MSNSFLYFRYESFRKSMSKSKRSLHLSKVKQTPSTTSLVHFSPKLEEMKRVFDKFDTNKDGKISKEEYKSAMKMMSSGGGNTKSYEVDDAFQAADTNGDGFINFEEFMRVQSLEGGVNSTDIKSAFKAFDLDGDGKISAEELLQVQRMLGEKCSLESCKKMVRSVDANGDGLIDMDEFVTMMTRTMKLV comes from the coding sequence ATGTCGAATAGTTTTCTCTATTTTCGTTACGAAAGTTTTAGAAAGTCGATGTCGAAATCTAAGCGATCACTTCACCTCTCAAAGGTAAAGCAAACGCCAAGCACAACGTCTTTGGTTCATTTCAGTCCAAAATTGGAGGAAATGAAAAGAGTGTTTGACAAATTTGACACAAACAAAGATGGAAAAATTTCTAAAGAGGAATATAAATCAGCGATGAAGATGATGAGCAGCGGTGGGGGGAATACGAAATCTTATGAAGTTGATGATGCATTTCAGGCTGCAGATACTAATGGGGATGGATTCATTAACTTTGAGGAGTTCATGAGAGTGCAGAGTCTCGAAGGTGGTGTGAATTCGACTGATATTAAAAGCGCTTTCAAGGCGTTTGATTTGGATGGTGATGGGAAAATTAGTGCAGAGGAATTGTTGCAAGTTCAGCGAATGTTGGGAGAAAAATGTAGCTTAGAGAGTTGCAAGAAAATGGTCAGAAGTGTTGATGCTAATGGGGATGGACTTATAGACATGGATGAATTTGTGACGATGATGACGCGTACCATGAAGCTTGTATGA